The genome window GTGTATGCAGAGTAtataagaaattacttttttatatGGAAAAGCTATGTGCTACTTAACCTGGCATAGAGTCCTGGCAGAGACAAAAATTTTGGGGAGGCTATgggattggtttgggttttaaaATCTCTTGACACAACTAGGAAAGGTCATTATTACACTCATGAATAACCTGAGTTTGTCTGACAATAATGCTGGGGTGTAGCTCTTTTTGGGATAATTTGAGATGAAACAGACAACTGTTTTTAGTAGTGAAGATGACACTGTTTGCCAAGTGTCCCAGTGGGGAGCAAAGCAACAGATCACACACAGTCTGAGGGTACCAACACGCCCTGTgtgaagaaaacagcaacagcCACCACCCTGGAGTACGGTTATTGCTAGAGACAAAGGGCACTACTGCTGTCAGACACCACACTGGGATCTTCACTGGCTACTTCTCATGGGTTTGGTGTGGTCCCACCAAAAAGGCTGCTCTGACAACATTTTGTAGTTTGGGCTGACGTCAGTGAGTTTACACCCTTTTGGCACAGGTGCTGGGAGGACAGAGGCTAATTTGTCCCTGGCTTCTCACCTTTAACTTGTCCCCTCCAGCACACAACAGtttaaaagcagtattttggTAAATCAGTGCTCCCTCctataacaaaaataaacttttgttCTGAATGACAGAGCACTGCTAAATGACTCCCATCTAACCCAGGACTTTGGATACTGGGGCTCGGGGAGCAATTCTAGATATACAGAGAGACTTTTTGACATCTACATAAACAAAGCAAGAGGTAgggaaagagcaaaacaaagccACAACTTCAGTTGTTCAGCTAGACAATAACAtagaatataatttaaaaaaataagtttatttccTTACCACCACCACCAAGTGCTTCTAGGAATGACTATGCATCAGGCAAGCACTGAGTGCTGGGATTTGCATTAAGAAGAGTAGATACAACACAACAGTCTTTTTGGCCCAACTCCTCATCTTTCTGGCTTAAATATGACTAAAATCCAGTGTGCCTGTCCAAAGAGGCATCAGTCACAAGAGAAAACATGGCTTTCAAAATGCAATAGGCTTTAATTTCTCCAGTGTTTTTCTTCCATGTGCTTGTCCTAAATCCCATGCTGCAGGAACTGGGCTTTTCAGATGTCTTCAGGGAAAACAGAATATTCCCCTAATCACTGGTCCTCCAGGAACTGCACTTGTTCAGAGAACTGCTCAGCTTTTGCAAGGATGAGAACTTCTTCCATAGTTCGTAACTGCCTACACAACCCTCACTCAAGAGACACATCCAAAGTGTTTGAAAAGGAGGATTCTCATTCAGTTGTAGATATGGATGGCTGTACCCTAGTGTTGGACAGGACCAAGCAAAATGTCAGGAATACTTGCTGTGGCTTCGAAATCCATACACCACCACTCCCTGTCTGAAGACATTCCAGGAGTCCACATCTCAGATTTGAGCAGCCCCTGAAGAGCCTGGTAACATGCCCAAGACAAGGTGACACTTTTAGTGGAGGAAGACACTTAGTCTCGAATTGGAGGCCTATGGATTGGAGAAAGCACAGCTGCCCAAGCCTGTCGGAAGAGCTGCACCAGCTTGTAAATGAATGGCAGGGATGTGGGAGAAGctgcaaagcagaacaaaaaggTAAAACTAACTTGGTAAAACTAACTAGGTAAAACTAGCATACACTAAACATATTAAGAAAGAACTAACCCCAAACAGAATTAATAAAAACCTagttctcttccttccttcaaTGAGGAGAAGGCTGAGTCTAggtcagctctgcctgcctctcACAGTCTCTTTGCTGCTGGAAAGAGTTTGCAGAAATCTGGCATTTGTGGAGCTTCACCTTTCTGCATGCACTTCAGCTGGAAACATTAAACACATTGAGTCCCTAGGCACCCAGATTTTTTGTCTCCCTGAGACATTCACACAGACCAGATTTATTAAAAGCAACTCATTTCTTCTCCGTAAccataatgtaattttaaaaattggaaatCTTAATCCCGTACCTGGGTCTAATCTCACCACCACCAGGTACAGCAAAAATGTAGCCAAGAGCATCTTCTTGTAAGGAAGTAAATAGAAGTGGTTTGACATGGACCTCAGTGCTCTACGTAGCAACGTCAACATGGTCAGGAGTTTTTGGGATAGCACTCCTggaaaacaagaacagaaaGGCTGTTAGGGCAAAGTAAAGTTTAAAAAGTAATCTCACAGACAGAGCCAATAAGAAACAAGATACTGGAAGTCTGATTGCATGagagttgggttgggtttggttttttatacAACAGAGAAACAGTACAATTTTGTAATACACTTCATTATAGCTCTTTTTTAGGCATCTACTTTACTACAATATGATCTTATACCACAGTAGTGCCAGCTTCTGTCCTGGGAGAAAACATCAAATGATTTACAGCTCTGGAGAAGAAGCAGTACTTTAAATGTTAGACAGGCATTGTTCTACTTGGACTCAGCTGTAAATGGAAATGAAGCAAACTGTACACAGAGCCAACAAAACATATCCTTAAAGGATTGCCAGGTAGctttagtctttttttcttaaaaaaaaaccccaaaacctccacaGTGCTTTCAATCCTGGGCATTAATTGTCATCTCCTGATGTTGGCAGAGACTAAATATGCTTTGCAATTCTCAGCAAAGGTATCACTAAgtcttttatttcctgctgtgaTACACAACGGAACTTCCTTGTGGCCTGTTTATCATGGCAATATTCTTAATACGTAGTTAATACTTGCTACCCTTTGCCAGTAAGGGACCAACTTGACATGAAACTGTAAAAAAGGAGCACAAACAACAGAGGGAAAGCCCACCCAGAAGAGTTTCTGTGGCTGGGtcttgctgctcctcagcagccGAGCGTGTCTCTTCCCGCCGAATCCAGCGGCAGCGGCTCTCGCAGATGGTGCCgaggagctccagctgctgctcgcTGTCAAACACGGCACAGCCCCGCACCAGCTCCTCCGCGCCCTCGAAGCGCCCCAGCGGCAGCAGCACCCGCGCCAGGTACAGCTCCAGCAGCGACCCGAACTCGGGGAGCCTCTGGTTGGCGTGGGCTCTCAGCCAGCTGCTGCCGACCTCCAGCATCACCTGCGGCTCTCCCACTTTGCTGTACAGCAGGATACTGAGATGCAAGGGAGAAGTATGAGAAAACCCCGAGTCTTTGTGGAAGCTGGCATCACTGACAGCTACTGCCCACAAGCAGCTCTCATGAGGTATCAGTCAGGGTCAACATCAAAGCACAGAGAGAATTCTGAGGCAGAAAACAGAGCGGCTATTGATGCTACTGTCTCAGCATCGCCCCTTTTAGACTTAATCACCGTGAAGCAATCTTGCAGGCATGCTCCAGCACACAGAGAACAGGCCTGTCCCAGATCTCACTCACACCACACAAAGTGAAATATCACATAATACCCAAGCGTGGCCTGCAGTCAAACCTAACGCGAGCCCCGTGTGTATATCCAACAGCAACAGACAGAAACTCACCACAGCTCCAGAACTTTTGGAGGCAGATGTTCAGGGACGTGGTAGTACTGCAGGACCCAAGACAGAACTTCTCTCCACCGGTTCATCTCGGCCAGCGCCTGAATCCCCACAACACAAAGGGAGCATTTCACTTCTGCAAAACTGGTAAGGAACAGACAAGCTAAATAAGTGCTTCTTACAACCAGATTTCCCCTTGCATCCCTTCCAGTGAGCTTCAGTGCAGCCCAGGCACCACACAGttctctgcttcccttccctcccctctacTTGCACTGCTCTATATGCACTGTGACTGTATCTCCGAAAGAACGAAGGGAATGCTCCTGGGCACGCCGCACTTCCCTCAAAAACGCACAGATGAAACACGTTCATATCGACAGGGCttaaaagaaaccccaaagcAGCGCAGGCACGGCCTGAAGTTCGAAGCCAGCCCGGCGCTGATGCGGCACCGAGCAGCTCCGCACGCCCGCACCTCTCgtggccggggccggggccggggccggggccggggccggggccggggccggggcccaGGCTGTCGCAGCCCGCCTCGCAGCGCTGCACGGCGGCGGCGAAGTCGcggtgcagcaccagcagatCCGCCGCCTCCTCCAGCAgcgcggccgccggccccggcgCCCAGGCGGGCGGCTCGCCCCGCATGGCCCCGCACGGCTCCGGCTCAGCCTCGGGCTCCAGCGCCGCCACTGCCCCCGCCGGGGcccggctccgctccgctccgctcggACGGGCACCGGAAAGGCGGGATGGAGCCGCCCGGCAGCGGAAGGGCCGCCCCGGGGAGCAtccccggccccgcgggccgCCGGGACGTGTAgtcactgctgcaggagggcaTCGacgggccgggcggggggcaAGGGGATGGCtgggggctggagcatctcttaccaggaaaggctgagggagctgggtctGTTCCGCCTTGGGAAGAGAGGGCTGAGAGGGGACCTCTTTAATGTGTATAAAAACCCAAAGGGAGGTGCTAAGAAGATAAAGGCAGGCTCTGCCCTGTGGTaccaagcaataggacaagaggcaacgggcagaaactgatgcacgAGAAGTTCCACCTGGACAGGGGAAAGAACTTCTTTAATGGGCGGTGACCatgcactgaaacaggttgcccagagaaggtgtggagtctccctttATGGAGATAATCCAGAATCGCCTGGATGCGTTGCCGTGCCATGTGCTCTGCAATGACCCTGATTGCAATGACCCTTCCAGCTGACCCGTGCTGTGACTCTCCGGGCATTAGCGGTGGAAAGCGGGGCCGCTCCGCTCTGCGACCGACATCGGTGCCCGTCCCTGCCAAAACGCGCTCCCTTCATCTTCTCCCTCGTGCGGCTGCCGAGGGAAAGGGGCCGAGGGAACAGCCCTCGGTTGTTctccccgcggccgccgggcgTCAGCCCAGCCCCGAGGGTGTCCCAGCCCCGAGCGTGTCCCAGCCCCGAGCGTGTCCCAGTCCCAAGCGTGTCCCAATCCCGAGCGTGTCCCAGCCCCGAGCGTGTCCCAGCCCCGAGCGTGTTCCAGCCCCGAGCGTGTCCCAATCCCGAGCGTGTCCCAGCCCCGAGCGTGTCCCAATCCCGAGCGTGTCCCAGCCCCGAGCGTGTCCCAATCCCGAGCGTGTTCCAGCCCCGAGCGTGTCGCAGCCCCGAGCGTGTCGCAGCCCCGAGCGTGTTCCAGCCCCGAGCGTGTCCCAGCCCCGAGCGTGTCCCAATCCCGAGCGTGTCCCAGCCCCGAGCGTGTCCCAGCCCCTAGCGTGTCCCAATCCCGAGCGTGTCCCAGCCCCGAGCGTGTCCCAGCCCCGAGCGTGTCCCAATCCCGAGCGTGTCCCAGCCCCGAGCGTGTCCCAGCCCCGAGCGTGTTCCAGCCCCGAGCGTGTTCCAGCCCCGAGCGTGTCCCAGCCCCGAGCGTGTCCCAGCTCTCCTCGGCCCGGCAGAAGGGGCTCGGCGCGGCGCTAACGGGAGAGCGCTCCCCGCCGCTCCGCACCGCCCGGCCGGCTGAGGGATGCTCTCCGCTCCCGGCCGCCTCTCCTGACGCTCCCCGTGCCCGCAGCTCTAAGCACGTTACGCTGTTAATGGATTTCGGCCGTAATAGCAGCGTCTCCAGCAGCACCCGGCAGGCAGCGATTCCCGCTCTGCTTTGgttgttattttaaaacaacaggGTGTCTTGGTTACAAGGTAATTACCGCAGTCAGGGCAAACGCTCTTCAAAAATGGATCTCTACAGGAGAGACAGGATTGATTTATCCTGTAACCTTTTTAAACGACTGACACGTTTATCTGTCCCCCTACTatgattatttaattaaaaatcaaatgggCTAAATACAAAACATGCAAATGAGTGAAACACATATTTCAAAGGGGATTTTCTATGCCATTTCAGTGTGGCGAATACGATTAAAAACTTGATCAGAGCTCTCTTTTTCTAGGTAGCTGTTTCCAGGAGGCAGGACCATGTACCTGCCcctctgggctgcagcaggagcgcTCTGCAGTACCAGCTTTTACACAGTGGTGTATCCAAGGGGTTGGCACACCGCCCTTAACTGTGGAAGAGGTTCCTGGAGGATTCGGGCTGGCTAAGGTGAAACCACTGCACAGACACATGTGAAAGGAAGGGCCCATCAGCAAGAAAAGGCGTTTCAGACTTCTGTTTCTGTCGCTCGGTGCTTGCAATTTGGAAAACAACATTCCTTTTTGGGAACTACAAGTCCCAAAGTGCACTGTGGGAAGCACGTGCCTCGTACCGGCTAGTGCCCAGCACAAATTCCCAAAAAAGGGTAAGGAATCAAGTTTGAAAAAGACTCACACTGGCTGGATGCTCCTCACTGAGACTCAGAAAAGGAGTGAGACAGCACAAAAACAAGGTAAGTTTGTGTTACGCAAAGATGCTGTCGAAGGATTTCTTTCACGGGGAGCAGCCAGAAGTGTTGTGTCCCTTAGAAGGGCAGCCCAGCGTCGCTCTGGGGGTGTTTGCAGCAGGTGTTGCGGACACGGAGGCCGCTTTTGGAACGGGGCTGTTGTTTCAGGTGGGGCAGCGAGCAGCAGGAGCGGCCGTGCTGCGGAGTCAGTCAGATCCCGCTTCCCTGCGGATGCGCCTGATGAATAAACACCTATGGAAAGCTGCAACGTTGATGCAGTGGTGTCAGGGGCTGGGAAGGGTCAGGGAGTGCTGGGAGTTGCTCTGAACGGCAGCTCCGCATGAGCTGCAGTGTGTGGCTGTGTAAGAAGCCAAGGTGGACAAGCAGCCTTGTAATACCAATGATTACAggttaaattaatttctctgcaaGGCATGGTAGAATGTTTTTGTACTTCACCCCTCTTCCTAGAGGGGACAGTGTGGTGCCTTGAAGGCCAAACCTCTTGCAGCTCTCTGACCTGCAAATAACACTCAGTAACGGGATTGTTTAACTTCAGGCCAGGAACAATTACCTATTTTACCGGCAATTTGTTAACAAGCAAAATGGAATCATTCTGAAATATAATCACTTTCGTGGAGATGAGACATGCTTGAGCTCAATTGTCGGGCACGCGTGAAGCCTCGGCGGCTGACctggccccagggcagcagcagctcctgcctcagtttccctcgCTGGCAGTCAGGCAGCCTCCTGGTGCAGCTCGGATGCTCTGTGCGGACGCTCCGCTGCTGGCTGACGTCAAGTGCAGCTGGTCAGCTGCACCCGGCATCCCAGCACCCTCCTCCTGCTATGTAGGGTCATGGAGCAAATGTAGGAGGTGCAGTCCAGCCCGGGAGGGGAGCCTGAGGCTGCTCGGGCTGCTGAACCGAGCTGTCACATGGATGCTTGTTGCCAAATAAGAATGATgctatttttccatctttccttGAATGGGAGCAGCTTGAATTGTCTTAAAGCTGAAAGGGTCCCTCTTGTACTTGAACCAGCTGCACAGCAGGGCAACCTATCCTACTGCACAAGCACTGGAGGGGAGCAGGGTGTTTGCCTGTGCTCTTGGATAGCAATTTCTAGCGACCAGAAAAGCTAAACGAACCTGCTGTCAGTGACAAGGTAGTATGAGCAAGTACCACAGTGGCCTTTGTGTCCTGGGTGGAATGTCCATGCCCAGCTCGTTGCCTTTTTTTATGAAGTCaaggagttgttttttttttttttttttccacagtcaTCCTGATTTTGTctaggagaagaaaaatgatttttcagCAGGGCCTTGTTTGCGTGTGCATCATCTGTGGATTTACTGgttcccctcctccctctcctgccaGGCAGTTGGAGGAGAGTTTAGAGTTTCAGGCACCTGTGACAAGGCCTCCTGAGGTAAATCGCCTCAACTATTAATCCAGATCTGACCAGCACACGGTCACAGGGCCAGAGGGCTGGCAATCAGtctttttctgttgtctcttctGTGTCAGTAGGCTGTTAATAGGAGATTAGCAGCATTAGGGAGACTTTGAGCTAGAAATGGTGAGGCCCTATGATTTGATTTGAAGAGAAAGAAACCCTCCTACACTGctacaaaaacaaacagaagaactGGAAGTTATAAACGGCATTATAAACACAAGTGAGGAAAGCACAGCCTCTAGGAAAGATGTGGAGCTCTGTAGTACCTCACAGCTTATCAGCAATACTTTAACAAAGCAATGAGGTCCGTGGAGACCTCAGATCCCAGTGTGCAGCACCCTGTTCTTATCACCACGTGCTTTTTGTTTGACTCTGGCGAGACCATGACGTGCTGGAATCTGTAATTCGCTTGTAATTTCCACCAGCAGTAAATCCCTATTAAATATGAAGCTGGCTGGCTGCAGATCCCCTCAATTAGCCCAGATTCAGGGCTTCCCTAGCTGCTGGCAGGcgctctgcagagccaggggctgggggaaggtgAGCGCTGTGCTTTGGACAGATGGCCCATGGTGGTGCTTTCTTTATCTCACCAAGCCTTGTGGCACAGCATCAAACCTGGgttttgtttcagaaacagaactgcgTTTAGAGGAGACTCACCTGATTTTGGGCACACCTGCTGATGTTCCTAGTCAGTGTATTGAAATGCACTCATGTCTGATTTTGGCTATATCCAAACCTATGTAAACAACAGGCGAGGACAGTAGAAGGCAGAAAAGACAACTacggggcagccacagccacagtcCAGCTGGGGAGGATCACATAAAACAGGAGAGCCAATCTCTGGCTCGGCCTTCATCACAGATGCACAAACACTGTGTGAGGTGGAAACACTGGAAACTGGGAAACTGGGAACACAGGGCTGTGTTCACAACTTGTCAAAACTTGAGTTTTACTCAGATAATAACAGAACCTTTCCGAAACAAAGGGCGATTTTAAGTTAAGTTCCTTTCTTTGCTTCATAATCAAACAAAATACTCGCCTTGGCAAGGCAGCTGTCAAAGAATAGGAGCAGTTACTTTGATTTAATTGTTACTATTCTAATAGTCATAATTAGTGCTGGGTGGGGTATTTCATAGCTGTAAGGTGACCAATTTGGCTAGAGGCCTAAGGCaccttcttttcttcagctaGTTATTATCTGTGAGAAAATACTGAAGCCTGTCATCACTGTGGGTCAATTACACCCTGTTTGCCTAGCACAGCGTCTCTTTGCTCACCGCTTTAGAGTCACAACCTCTCCAACAGTTAATGCCGCTTCTCAAGGCCCAGCTTGCCAAAATCAACTCTCATCCATTAGTCTCcacctttcctcttttttcaaAAGCGAGCCTTGTGCTCTCATGACGGGGAGAAAGGCTTGACAGTGTGAATCCTGGAACTATTTGTACCACAAGGCAAACAAGGTGATCTGAGAAAATGGTTCTTCTCATTTTTAACCTAACTCCTGACACGTCAGTATTTCTTTTCACAGTGTCTGTCTGTCATCTGTCCCTCATTCTGAATGCACATTTACTGTGATCTGCGTTAATTATCTCTACAAGCAGGCCCTGCATCTTGAATTGAAAATTTCAGAAGTGAACAAACTCTTTTCCATCTCAGTCTTCTGGTCCTGGCTCTTGCCTGGCCAGGTCTCGTGGTGCTCCCAAAAGTTTTAGGAAAGCCAGCAACGCTGCACTGCATGGTAGCAGTGCCTGAGCCTCGGGAGAaatccccagggaaggggtttgttataaatgaaaaattatccagctgaatttaaaaaataaaaagaatttattttagcaatagagatctaacttagccagccacaaggaaaaggacagtgccgagcccgggatcggcgctgggtgcgagacacagagatcagcctcagcagaggtttcCCCCTATGCTCCCACACCACCATCCTGGTACAAGcgatttttatagggaaaattttgtctgaagccaggatttcggcattcagtcctttgtttcattcagagtcccataagttgatgagatttccttctcgGCGACAAGGCAGAGCAATTCGAAGTCCGGTGTCGTTGAAACTCTTGATGAAATTTTTGGGAGCTCGGTATTCACATGTATCGGCCCGGGGGATGTTCCTGATGCCCATCTCGGGTCGTTCACGCCATGATCAGCGCCTGGGTGTCTCCTTATCGCCTCAGATAAGGCCCATCTCCTGGCGAGCCACATCCCTTTGCTTGTAAATCGGGTTTCAAcacacacctggttttgcctgagaaggGGGGGGCTTCTAATGCCAAAGGGTACATTCtaacaactatttaatattatatatatatatcatgcaAAAAAATGGCGCGAATTATACCTGTTACATTTAACAGGCTGATGCTGGTGCAACCTTTGTGTCTTGTGTTTCACGGAGAGCACCCCCTGCGTGCCCCTCTGCCTGTGGTGGGCAGAACTTCCCCGCTTGCTCTTTGTGCTCGTGAACTTGATACAGTAATTAACTGGTAATTGCATCTTTATGAACGGcgtgtgaggttttttttttgttttgtttttgttttttttttttttttttttttaacgtaGTCAATGAATGTGCAGCACCTTTCTTCTGCGAGGATTTCGCCTGTCCTCTGGAAGATCGGTGTGCTGTTTCAGGGTCTCACCTGTTTGAGAGGTGTGCTTGCACTGTGTGTAGTATTAATGTCTCAAGCAGTGTATTGGCCTTGTTTCCCTGACGAGCTGATGTTCTCTTGCCCTCTGTACCTCCCGTACTTGCTGCTCCCTCTCGCCTTTCTTGGCAGTGCCAGGTGCAGACAAAGGTAGGATTAGATGTCTAATTAGTTTATGTAGCCTTAGACATACATGGTTACTTCTTGGCACTGGGGGAAGGGCAGCCCGTGAGGAATCCAGCCCTTGTCTCTCAGTGAGGTTTTCAGCTttgggagcagcctgagcccagGCAGACTCAAAAGGCAAGCCAAAATTTTCTAGACACATTTTTGTTCCAGATGCCTGTTCAAGGAGGAAGTTGAAAACCCAGTCTGTATTAccaaatctgaaataatttctcatttaatgTTAGATCCAAAAAAGTTTATTTCCAAAAAGTGACTCAGTGTAGACAGCCTGAAAGAACTTGCTTGAAACGTGGCAGAAAAGCTACTAAGctgtaattaatatattttggaACTACACCCTAGATGGGACAAGttgtatttataatatttttagcTCATCAGAGTGAACTTTAGGCTGTAGCTCTCCTGTCTCCCACTGCCACCATCCTTCAGCAGATGTAGCCAGGGGAACAGAGAGGATAATGTCATTGTCTTTCCTACCTGACAGAAGGCTTATTTGATTTGTAATTTCAGTTGTATTTATAGAGTGTTACGATATAtctgaatgaaaagaaatggaTGAGGGTAAAGCAAAGGATCAAGAGTACACTGCAGCTGTGTAcaccagcaaaataaaatccctCAAGAGCAAAGTAATGGAAATAGGACTCATCTCGTGTATGAACTCTGACCAGACCTTCAAGGATGGAAAATGGGGTGGATTCTGGCAGGGATTGGGAACTTAATTTTTGCTGTCAGGGATAGACAGCAGCTGCCCTTCCACTTCTCACGGAGTGTCTGTGTGAGTGAGAGAGCTGCATGCTGGTGTGTCAGCCTGGCACTCCGAATACAACCAAGTCATGAGGATGGAGGTCACTGTAAACACAGCAAGGTTAAGTGAAATAAGGCCATGAGGAGGTCATGGTGAATTTGAAAGGGAGAGTGGATGGACAGACGTGACTGATGATAGCTCCGATGATTGGAAACAAAACCTTAAATAACTCAGATTTGTATTCAAGAACACTTGTCCATGTCAGGACTCTACATCGACTTTCTGTGTCAAAtcaagcagcagctcacagcagtTCACATTTCCAATGCACTCTGAGCTGCTGGAACAATGTCTATTCTGAGCTCCCCTTGCAAGGCTGTCTCATTCCAAAAGGTGTGCTCACCACGAGAAATTCAATACTAGAAAGTTAGTAGAATAATTTTAGGAGATAGAATCACTGCATCCTAAATCCCCAAAGGAGCTGACTCTAAATAGTCTTAGCAGGGAATCATGCCCTGTAAATCATTACCAAAAGTTAGGCTGAAAGCATTAAAACACTTTCTATAATAAGCACGTGGGTTCTGCCTCGACCTTCCAAGCCGCCGTGGTTTATTTTCCTAAGCTTGCCACGATCAAAGCAGGTTCTCTGGTGTTGCTGTCCATGTGGCAGTTGAAGATTCAGACTGGTCAGAAATAGGACAATCATGGGACTAAATCTCTAGAGCTGCCCGAATCATAGGGTTAAAAGAGGACTGTGAAGTACTTAATAGGCTGCCTACACAGTGCTCAGCAAGTCAGAGGTTAACAAAGGACCTTATTATTTGAAAAGATAATTGAGGCTGAAAACAAGTCGACCATCCCACAACTAAGCCGTGGAGATCATCAGTTTTTGTGAACAATAGCTGATGATGTTCGGGATTCAGTGAGTTAAGTGGTTAATCCTATACAGAAAGCTGCATCCATAATGCACTTTACGTGGGGGAAATCCACCCAGTTTGACCCCTGGAGAATTGCTTCCTGCTGTTATGCTGATGGATATGTCTATAAATATCATGGAAGCCATCAGCAGATAAAATCTCAGAGAGCTGGAAAGCCTCTCCCTATTAAACGATACATTGATCTCCATGAAACAGCAGGAGCCTGGGGAAATGAGCCACTGAAACCaatccctctgctctccccagagGCACAAAGAGAAGCAAAACCCATACACTGTTTCCATCTTGATTcggtggggaaaaaaaattcaacccCCTGACAGgccctttcttccttctgtccaGTCTTCTCCACAAGGCTGCTGCTTACATTCTGCGAGGCTCACTCGGGCAGCAGTTCATCAGCACTTTGCGGCAGATTGTTCCAAATTTGTCCTTTGTTTACATCCCTCAGAGAAAGCCTTCAGTCAGGACACTTTGGGCACAAAGCTGCCAAAGTGTGCAGGACACTCCAGCAGGTTTGTGTGCATTCTCCAGCACAGGGGTGGCAGACAACCTTCAGCAACCACTTCTGTTCATCCTCACCTTCTTCTGTCACTTTTGGATTTCAGCAAACTGTCctggtttgaggttttttgtttgtttggggtttgtttgtttgtagggcttgggctttgtttgtttggctttgttttgttttgttg of Vidua macroura isolate BioBank_ID:100142 chromosome 5, ASM2450914v1, whole genome shotgun sequence contains these proteins:
- the PEX26 gene encoding peroxisome assembly protein 26, which produces MRGEPPAWAPGPAAALLEEAADLLVLHRDFAAAVQRCEAGCDSLGPGPGPGPGPGPGPGPGHESFAEVKCSLCVVGIQALAEMNRWREVLSWVLQYYHVPEHLPPKVLELCILLYSKVGEPQVMLEVGSSWLRAHANQRLPEFGSLLELYLARVLLPLGRFEGAEELVRGCAVFDSEQQLELLGTICESRCRWIRREETRSAAEEQQDPATETLLGVLSQKLLTMLTLLRRALRSMSNHFYLLPYKKMLLATFLLYLVVVRLDPASPTSLPFIYKLVQLFRQAWAAVLSPIHRPPIRD